A segment of the Amycolatopsis thermophila genome:
GGCGCTGGGGTTGCTGGTCGCGATCTCCGGCGCCGTGCGGCCCCGCCGTGCCGCGGAGCCGGAGCTCGCGCGGGTCTGACGGCACGGGGTTGCCGGGGGCCCGTCCTCGGGGACGGGCCCTGCTCGCGCGAGAGGCGGTCGGCGCGGGGCAGGCGGTGCCAGGACCGCCGACCCCTGAAACCGCGGTGAAGCCCTGCTGAAGCCGCCCCCTCCGAAGCTGGTTCCACCACACCAGCTCACACCGAGGAGGGGGCGTTGACCACCACCACGACCACCCCGGCCATCGAGGTCGCCGGGTTGCGCAAGGCGTTCGGGGACAAGGTCGTGCTCGACGGGATCGATCTGCGCATCCCGGCGGGCTCGATCTTCGCCCTGCTCGGGCCCAACGGCGCGGGCAAGACGACCGTGGTCCAGATCCTGTCGACCTACCTGCGGGCCGACTCGGGCGGCGTCCGCGTCGCCGGGCACGACGTCGCGAAGGCCGCCGACGACGTGCGCGCCGCCATCGGCGTCACCGGCCAGTTCTCCGCCGTCGACAACAAGCTCACCGGCGAGGAGAACCTCCGGCTGATGGCGGACCTGCACCACCTGCCGCGCGCCGAGGGCCGTCGACGGGCCGCCGATCTGCTCGAGCGCTTCGACCTTCTCGAGGCGGCGAAGAGGCTCGCGTCCGTCTACTCCGGGGGCATGCGCCGCCGCCTGGACCTCGCCATGAGCCTGATGGGCGAGCCGCGCGTCATCTTCCTCGACGAGCCGACCACCGGCCTCGACCCGCGCAGCCGCCACACCATGTGGGACATCATCCGCGATCTCGTCGCGCGCGGCGTCACCGTCTTCCTCACCACCCAGTACCTCGAGGAGGCCGACGAG
Coding sequences within it:
- a CDS encoding ATP-binding cassette domain-containing protein; its protein translation is MTTTTTTPAIEVAGLRKAFGDKVVLDGIDLRIPAGSIFALLGPNGAGKTTVVQILSTYLRADSGGVRVAGHDVAKAADDVRAAIGVTGQFSAVDNKLTGEENLRLMADLHHLPRAEGRRRAADLLERFDLLEAAKRLASVYSGGMRRRLDLAMSLMGEPRVIFLDEPTTGLDPRSRHTMWDIIRDLVARGVTVFLTTQYLEEADELADRIAVLDHGVLVAEGSPAELKRRIPGGHVQLTFADARSLDIAARTFGEVSRDDEALTLQIPGDGGVRSLRALLDRMDHAGIEPEGLSVHTPDLDDVFFALTGHPTEEKVSR